A genome region from uncultured Desulfovibrio sp. includes the following:
- a CDS encoding HDIG domain-containing metalloprotein gives MLPNIRRHSQVVAHIATELARRARLAGFDVDVPTVRASALLHDIAKTYSIRHGAGHAHLGASWVVAETRNYAVAQGVMLHVHWPWAVPVNDARRMCSLPFFIIYADKRTKHDQCVTLDERFSDLLDRYGRTEAARTGVRSSYEQGKTIERALEAHLGCSLHEDTFDCGRLVFGA, from the coding sequence ATGCTTCCCAATATCCGCCGCCATTCGCAGGTGGTGGCCCACATTGCCACAGAGCTGGCCCGGCGTGCGCGCCTGGCCGGCTTTGACGTGGATGTGCCCACGGTACGGGCCAGCGCCCTGCTGCATGACATTGCCAAGACCTACAGCATCCGCCACGGGGCGGGCCATGCCCACCTTGGCGCCAGCTGGGTGGTGGCCGAAACACGCAACTATGCCGTGGCGCAGGGAGTGATGCTGCATGTGCACTGGCCGTGGGCCGTGCCGGTGAATGATGCCCGGCGCATGTGCAGCCTGCCGTTTTTCATCATCTATGCCGACAAGCGCACCAAGCATGACCAGTGCGTGACGCTGGACGAGCGCTTTTCCGACCTGCTGGATCGCTACGGGCGGACAGAAGCTGCCCGCACGGGAGTGCGCTCATCCTACGAGCAGGGCAAAACCATCGAACGCGCCCTTGAGGCGCATCTGGGGTGTTCCTTACATGAAGATACTTTTGATTGCGGGCGGCTGGTCTTCGGAGCGTGA
- a CDS encoding lytic murein transglycosylase — translation MRPLVRHVLPVLLMLGCLVLAACGSSKSVDDDVVPIGTPVLEAPETDQDRDSGLEEKKLSLHQVAPSGATPVSGTVIMPAAASVSRPAASPAPATASPQPAAVWQPLLRRLAADGLAGPEVTALFAELPAVPTQSPMGRKIKELYRKRFFPAPPRPAGTPPQYYKGVVTEANARSCAAFVREHAAAFTAAEQRYGVPPSVAVALLFVETRLGRVLGDVEENAFYTLASMAVSRTPQSISSWLPQLEGYQQHLDWFAATMPRRADWAYRETRALVEHMLRDRVPAEHLPGSIYGAVGLCQFMPSNIATYGADGDGDGRVDLFTIPDAVASLSSYLHKHGWRAGLSRDRQHALLMRYNHSTTYANTILALSDLVQAQL, via the coding sequence ATGAGACCACTGGTCAGGCATGTGCTGCCGGTACTGCTGATGCTGGGCTGCCTGGTGCTTGCAGCCTGCGGAAGCAGCAAGTCCGTCGACGATGATGTGGTGCCCATCGGCACGCCCGTTCTCGAAGCCCCGGAAACGGATCAGGACCGGGATTCGGGTCTGGAGGAAAAGAAACTTTCCCTGCATCAGGTGGCCCCTTCGGGGGCCACCCCCGTTTCCGGCACCGTCATCATGCCTGCTGCCGCGTCAGTATCGCGCCCTGCGGCTTCCCCGGCCCCTGCGACAGCGTCGCCGCAGCCGGCCGCCGTGTGGCAGCCCCTGTTGCGGCGTCTGGCGGCCGACGGGCTTGCCGGGCCGGAGGTAACGGCCCTGTTTGCCGAGCTGCCTGCCGTGCCCACCCAGTCGCCCATGGGCCGCAAGATCAAGGAACTGTACCGGAAGCGCTTTTTCCCCGCGCCGCCGCGTCCGGCCGGGACGCCGCCGCAGTACTACAAGGGCGTGGTCACCGAGGCCAATGCCCGCAGCTGTGCGGCCTTTGTGCGTGAGCATGCGGCGGCCTTCACCGCGGCGGAGCAGCGCTACGGCGTTCCGCCCAGCGTGGCCGTGGCTCTGCTGTTTGTGGAAACACGCCTGGGCCGGGTTCTGGGCGATGTGGAGGAAAATGCCTTCTACACCCTGGCCAGCATGGCCGTCAGCCGCACTCCGCAATCCATCAGCAGCTGGCTGCCGCAGCTGGAGGGCTACCAGCAGCACCTGGACTGGTTTGCCGCCACCATGCCCCGGCGGGCCGACTGGGCCTACCGGGAGACGCGCGCCCTGGTGGAACACATGCTGCGGGACAGGGTTCCGGCCGAGCATCTGCCCGGCTCCATCTACGGGGCCGTGGGGCTGTGCCAGTTCATGCCGTCCAATATTGCCACCTACGGGGCGGACGGCGACGGGGACGGGCGGGTGGATCTGTTCACCATTCCCGATGCCGTGGCCAGTCTGTCATCCTATCTGCACAAGCATGGCTGGCGGGCCGGCCTGAGCCGCGACAGGCAGCATGCCCTGCTCATGCGCTACAATCATTCCACCACCTATGCCAATACCATTCTGGCCCTGAGCGATCTGGTGCAGGCGCAGCTGTAG
- a CDS encoding helix-turn-helix domain-containing protein, with protein MPAFAEIYERIKMATNCRTQMELATVLDIRQSSISDAKRRDTVPGDWYMKLFERQGLNPDWLKQGIGPMYLRTDKGYVPSETPGLAENPAYYGDPQSRSIICPVYGMACTYSDGRPRPELEARGRLAVPGSLHREDLQVFCMQGDNMAPQLRDGAHFGVATGDVNVVSGRVYALFAPHEGVIVRRVFLDGDQESYVLRSDADHYPETRLTPSQLGKRLLGRVIWTMQEL; from the coding sequence ATGCCTGCCTTTGCTGAAATATATGAACGTATCAAGATGGCCACCAACTGCCGGACGCAGATGGAACTGGCCACGGTTCTGGACATTCGCCAGTCCAGCATTTCCGATGCCAAGCGCCGGGATACCGTGCCCGGTGACTGGTACATGAAACTCTTTGAACGCCAGGGCCTCAACCCCGACTGGCTCAAGCAGGGTATCGGTCCCATGTATCTGCGTACCGACAAAGGCTATGTGCCCAGCGAGACGCCCGGTCTGGCGGAAAATCCGGCCTATTACGGCGACCCTCAGTCGCGCAGCATCATCTGCCCGGTCTACGGCATGGCCTGCACCTACAGTGACGGCAGGCCGCGGCCCGAGCTGGAAGCCCGGGGTCGCCTGGCGGTGCCCGGCTCCCTGCACCGCGAGGATTTGCAGGTATTCTGCATGCAGGGGGACAATATGGCCCCCCAGCTCCGGGATGGAGCGCATTTCGGGGTGGCCACCGGTGATGTGAATGTGGTGTCCGGGCGCGTGTATGCCCTGTTTGCTCCCCATGAGGGCGTTATCGTGCGCCGCGTTTTTCTGGACGGTGATCAGGAGAGCTATGTGCTGCGCTCCGATGCCGACCATTACCCCGAAACCCGGCTTACGCCCTCGCAGCTTGGCAAACGCCTGCTGGGGCGCGTGATCTGGACCATGCAGGAGTTGTGA
- a CDS encoding protease modulator HflC → MLKNPLTYAVILLVGAVLVMQCCFTVNQTEKAIVLQLGDPLQEVYGPGLHFKLPFIQKVLLFDARVLDYNASSREAYTVDKKTIVLDNFARWRISDPLQFYRTMRTIQGAQARLDDVVYSQLRALVGAYTLTQVVSSDRATIMERVTQKASELMKPYGVEVLDVRIKRADLPADNQRAIFDRMRAERERQAKQYRSEGEEESTRIRSDADRQKAIILAEAARDAQVVRGEGDARAASIFASAYSKAPEFYSFQRWLETLRKGLKENSTMVLSNEVPMLNMQR, encoded by the coding sequence ATGCTGAAAAATCCTCTTACCTATGCCGTCATCCTGCTGGTGGGCGCCGTGCTGGTGATGCAGTGCTGCTTTACCGTGAATCAGACGGAAAAGGCCATTGTGTTGCAGCTGGGCGATCCCCTGCAGGAAGTCTATGGACCGGGGCTGCACTTCAAGCTGCCCTTCATCCAGAAGGTGCTCCTGTTCGACGCCCGCGTTCTGGACTACAATGCTTCCTCGCGCGAGGCCTATACCGTGGACAAGAAAACCATCGTGCTGGACAACTTTGCGCGCTGGCGCATCAGTGATCCCCTGCAGTTCTACCGTACCATGCGCACCATTCAGGGGGCACAGGCCCGTCTGGACGATGTGGTCTATTCCCAGCTGCGGGCGCTGGTGGGGGCCTATACCCTCACGCAGGTGGTCTCGTCGGACAGGGCCACCATCATGGAACGGGTAACGCAGAAGGCGTCCGAACTCATGAAGCCCTATGGCGTGGAGGTCCTGGATGTACGCATCAAGCGGGCCGACCTGCCGGCGGACAACCAGCGGGCCATCTTTGACCGCATGCGGGCCGAGCGCGAACGCCAGGCCAAGCAGTACCGCTCCGAGGGCGAGGAAGAGTCCACGCGCATCCGGTCCGATGCCGACCGGCAGAAGGCCATCATTCTGGCCGAAGCCGCCCGCGATGCCCAGGTGGTGCGCGGCGAGGGGGATGCGCGCGCCGCATCCATCTTTGCCAGTGCCTACAGCAAGGCACCCGAGTTCTACTCCTTCCAGCGCTGGCTTGAAACGCTGCGCAAGGGATTGAAGGAAAACAGTACCATGGTGCTGAGCAACGAGGTGCCCATGCTCAATATGCAGCGCTGA
- the hflK gene encoding FtsH protease activity modulator HflK, whose amino-acid sequence MNWDWDKLQEKRDRQQRQRPVRPERDDRDTFDHDRSDEDARTRRPSPGPRGGSSGPHFSMPRMRLPNGLMLGGGAALLVLLWLLSGIYIVNPGEEGVVLRFGKYNRTVGPGPHYALPSPIETVYKPQVARIMRSEVGYRSAGESRTFQQGQVRGIPAEASMLTGDENIVNVQFSVQYRIADPVAYLFNVYEPDAMVRNAAEAAMREVIGNSLIDAAITDGKLQIQAEATQLLQTILDRYGAGIDVIAVQLQDVHPPDEVRDAFKDVASAREDKSRIINEAEAYRNELLPRARGEAAALRNEAEAYRAMRVQNAEGAAARFAAVSEEYAKAPRVTGQRLYYEAVEDILKNAGDKVVLDGKIPEKVLPYLPLPGLKGAQPATGGTEKK is encoded by the coding sequence ATGAATTGGGACTGGGATAAACTTCAGGAAAAGCGCGACCGTCAGCAGCGGCAACGCCCCGTGCGGCCGGAACGTGACGATCGCGATACGTTCGACCATGACCGCAGCGACGAGGATGCGCGCACGCGGCGCCCCTCTCCGGGACCGCGGGGCGGTTCCTCCGGCCCGCATTTCAGCATGCCCCGTATGCGTCTGCCCAACGGGCTGATGCTGGGAGGGGGCGCGGCCCTGCTGGTGCTGCTCTGGCTCCTGTCCGGTATCTATATTGTGAACCCCGGCGAGGAAGGGGTGGTGCTGCGCTTCGGCAAGTACAACCGCACTGTGGGGCCCGGCCCGCATTATGCGCTGCCGTCGCCCATTGAAACCGTCTACAAGCCGCAGGTGGCCCGCATCATGCGCAGCGAGGTGGGCTATCGCTCCGCCGGAGAAAGCCGGACCTTCCAGCAGGGCCAGGTGCGCGGCATTCCTGCGGAAGCCTCCATGCTCACCGGGGACGAAAATATCGTCAATGTGCAGTTCAGCGTGCAGTACCGTATTGCTGACCCGGTGGCCTATCTCTTTAATGTGTACGAGCCGGACGCCATGGTCCGCAATGCCGCCGAGGCCGCCATGCGCGAAGTCATCGGCAACAGCCTTATCGATGCGGCCATCACCGACGGCAAGCTCCAGATACAGGCCGAGGCCACCCAGCTGCTGCAAACCATTCTTGACCGCTATGGCGCGGGCATTGATGTCATTGCCGTGCAGTTGCAGGACGTGCATCCGCCGGATGAGGTGCGGGATGCCTTCAAGGATGTGGCCAGCGCCCGCGAAGACAAGAGCCGCATCATCAACGAGGCCGAAGCCTACCGCAACGAACTGCTGCCCCGTGCCCGGGGTGAGGCGGCGGCCCTGCGCAACGAGGCCGAGGCCTACCGCGCCATGCGCGTGCAGAATGCCGAAGGGGCGGCTGCTCGCTTTGCGGCCGTGAGCGAGGAATACGCCAAGGCGCCCAGGGTGACCGGCCAGCGTCTCTACTATGAGGCGGTGGAAGACATTCTCAAGAATGCCGGTGACAAGGTGGTGCTGGACGGAAAAATCCCCGAAAAGGTTCTGCCCTACCTGCCGCTGCCGGGCCTCAAGGGCGCGCAGCCGGCTACAGGCGGGACGGAGAAGAAGTGA
- a CDS encoding ribonuclease J, producing MDTDQHFLTITPLGGLGEIGLNCQLWESPAGVVMVDCGLMFPDDFHLGVDVVIPHFGAVQAVRDKLLGIVLTHGHEDHIGALPWLVPQLRGIHIYGSAFTLALVEHKLREHELLDWVALCPVTSSDTVELGDMRFHFMPVCHSIPEGFGLGVETPVGRIVHSGDFKIDLDPLHGTGTNLALFREFAGPEGARLLLSDSTNVERPGRSINERQVKESLARVFETAEGRIVITLFSSHIQRIQEVFDLAREYGRTVVISGKSLANNIEMARDLGFAKLPPNFFNAHNGVPDLPDEKLVLVVTGAQGEPLSALSRMVYGGHRQLRVRKGDTVVMSSRMIPGNAKAVSRLINEMYRLGAEVLYESMHTIHASGHGYVEELRDMLQAVRPEIFVPVHGEYRHLVKHARLAMSCGVTEEKAVILEDGRPLTLLPDSFRREDPVPMECTLVDGKGVGDVGTAVLRERRILGDEGLVIVLLVLDADTGMVLHGPEMFSKGFVFEQQYSHLLEDAKCLVLDEIESCRPGQVTRLQEGIRASLRRFFRRVLQRDPVVVAIISEV from the coding sequence ATGGATACGGATCAGCATTTTCTGACCATCACCCCGCTGGGCGGTCTGGGCGAAATCGGCCTCAACTGCCAGCTCTGGGAAAGCCCGGCCGGGGTGGTGATGGTGGACTGCGGCCTCATGTTTCCCGATGACTTTCATCTGGGCGTGGACGTGGTCATTCCGCATTTTGGCGCGGTGCAGGCCGTGCGGGACAAGCTGCTGGGCATTGTGCTCACCCACGGGCACGAGGATCATATCGGCGCGCTGCCCTGGCTGGTGCCCCAGCTGCGCGGCATTCATATCTACGGTTCGGCCTTCACGCTGGCCCTGGTGGAACACAAGCTGCGCGAGCACGAGCTGCTGGACTGGGTGGCACTGTGCCCCGTCACCAGCAGCGATACGGTGGAGCTGGGGGACATGCGCTTTCACTTCATGCCCGTGTGCCATTCCATTCCCGAAGGCTTCGGCCTGGGGGTGGAAACGCCCGTGGGCCGCATCGTGCACAGCGGCGACTTCAAGATCGATCTGGATCCGCTGCACGGCACGGGCACCAATCTGGCCCTGTTCCGGGAATTTGCCGGGCCGGAGGGCGCGCGCCTGCTGCTGTCCGACTCCACCAACGTGGAGCGCCCCGGCCGGTCCATCAACGAGCGCCAGGTCAAGGAGTCGCTGGCCCGCGTTTTTGAGACGGCGGAAGGGCGCATCGTCATCACGCTGTTTTCCAGCCATATCCAGCGCATCCAGGAAGTTTTCGATCTGGCCCGCGAATACGGGCGCACGGTGGTCATCAGCGGCAAATCCCTGGCCAATAATATCGAGATGGCCCGCGATCTGGGCTTTGCCAAATTGCCGCCCAATTTCTTCAATGCCCACAACGGGGTGCCTGATCTGCCGGATGAAAAGCTGGTGCTTGTGGTCACCGGGGCGCAGGGCGAACCCCTGTCGGCCCTGTCCCGCATGGTCTACGGCGGGCACCGCCAGCTGCGCGTGCGCAAGGGGGACACGGTGGTCATGAGTTCGCGCATGATTCCCGGCAATGCCAAGGCCGTCTCCCGCCTTATCAATGAAATGTACCGCCTGGGCGCCGAGGTGCTCTACGAAAGCATGCACACCATCCACGCCTCGGGGCACGGCTATGTGGAGGAACTGCGGGACATGTTGCAAGCCGTGCGCCCGGAAATCTTTGTGCCCGTGCATGGCGAATACCGCCATCTGGTCAAGCATGCCCGCCTGGCCATGAGCTGCGGAGTGACGGAGGAAAAGGCCGTCATTCTGGAGGATGGCCGTCCCCTGACCCTGCTGCCGGACAGCTTCCGCCGCGAAGACCCGGTGCCCATGGAATGCACCCTGGTAGACGGCAAGGGCGTGGGCGACGTGGGCACGGCCGTGCTGCGCGAGCGGCGCATCCTGGGCGACGAGGGCCTTGTCATCGTGCTGCTGGTGCTGGATGCCGATACCGGCATGGTGCTGCACGGGCCGGAAATGTTCTCCAAGGGTTTTGTCTTTGAGCAGCAGTACAGTCACTTGCTGGAAGACGCCAAATGCCTTGTGCTGGACGAAATCGAGAGCTGCCGTCCCGGCCAGGTGACGCGCCTGCAGGAAGGCATCCGCGCCTCGTTGCGCCGTTTCTTCCGGCGCGTGCTTCAGCGTGACCCCGTGGTGGTGGCCATCATCAGCGAGGTATAG
- a CDS encoding TolC family protein has product MAQAVQMALARNPGLGAQEAQSRASEEGRKSARGAFGPKLSLTYQAYKQERESSPSQTGNRPPRLGTYSLGVDISQPVFQGFRLLAQYQKAALQAESDRASLRQAELEMTGKVQAAFLTYLQAEENVRSEQDSLSRLRDQLRITQAFFEVGLRPRLDVLQAEVDVSNAENLLIQVENTRDTALAELNTLVGLPVTARVNYTGSLNAIPFTGSLEQCLATAYRQRPDLYIAAKTVAIAGKSQQEVQSEYYPKIEAYYNVSRQGNTLDLQRSGDYGSSTQIWEVGVTATWDVFQWGTTYYADKQAGWLVTKTRYEEEQLKLDVGYEIKTRLLDVREAEKRIAVGKKSVTQAREAYNVALAQYQEQVGTNFDVLNASANLTAAQASLTKARADYLTALAQLYTAMGEFRPDLTRPETPPAARPASVPARP; this is encoded by the coding sequence ATGGCTCAGGCCGTGCAGATGGCCCTGGCCCGCAATCCCGGTCTCGGTGCCCAGGAGGCGCAGAGCCGCGCCTCGGAAGAGGGGCGCAAGTCAGCCCGCGGGGCCTTTGGCCCCAAGCTGAGCCTGACCTACCAGGCCTACAAGCAGGAGCGGGAATCGTCGCCCTCCCAGACCGGCAACCGGCCGCCGCGCCTGGGCACCTACAGCCTGGGGGTGGACATTTCCCAGCCCGTTTTCCAGGGCTTCCGTCTGCTGGCCCAGTATCAGAAGGCCGCCCTGCAGGCGGAAAGCGACCGCGCCTCCCTGCGCCAGGCCGAGCTGGAAATGACCGGCAAGGTGCAGGCCGCCTTTCTGACCTATCTGCAGGCCGAGGAAAACGTGCGCAGCGAGCAGGACTCCCTGTCCCGCCTGCGGGATCAGCTGCGCATCACGCAGGCCTTTTTCGAGGTGGGCCTGCGCCCGCGCCTGGATGTGCTCCAGGCGGAAGTGGACGTGAGCAATGCCGAAAATCTGCTTATTCAGGTGGAAAACACGCGGGATACGGCCCTGGCCGAACTCAATACCCTCGTCGGCCTGCCGGTGACGGCCCGTGTGAACTATACCGGTTCGCTGAATGCCATTCCCTTCACCGGCAGTCTGGAGCAATGCCTTGCCACGGCCTACCGGCAGCGCCCTGACCTGTACATTGCGGCCAAGACCGTGGCCATTGCGGGCAAGAGCCAGCAGGAAGTGCAGAGCGAATATTATCCCAAGATCGAGGCCTATTATAATGTAAGCCGCCAGGGCAATACCCTGGATCTGCAACGCTCCGGCGATTACGGCTCCTCCACGCAGATATGGGAAGTGGGCGTTACGGCCACGTGGGATGTGTTTCAGTGGGGCACCACCTATTATGCCGACAAGCAGGCCGGCTGGCTGGTGACCAAGACCCGTTACGAGGAAGAGCAGCTCAAGCTGGATGTGGGCTATGAGATCAAGACCCGTCTTCTGGATGTGCGCGAAGCGGAAAAGCGCATCGCCGTGGGCAAGAAAAGCGTGACCCAGGCCCGTGAGGCCTATAATGTCGCACTGGCCCAGTATCAGGAGCAGGTGGGAACCAACTTTGACGTCCTCAATGCCTCAGCCAATCTGACAGCCGCTCAGGCCTCTCTGACCAAGGCCAGAGCGGACTATCTGACCGCGCTGGCCCAGCTGTATACGGCCATGGGCGAATTCCGCCCGGACCTGACGCGACCGGAGACGCCGCCGGCCGCGCGTCCGGCGTCGGTGCCCGCGCGGCCATAA
- a CDS encoding MotA/TolQ/ExbB proton channel family protein — MEFSFITMVTQASLVAKMVLALLLLMSITSWALMIQKGLALSAAYKKSRIGTENFEKAVNLREAVQSLGADPTSPLYFIAHQGVMEFNRSKEMGNASEIVVDNVRRALRQGVASEEARLERSFSLLATTANTAPFIGLFGTVWGIMSSFHSIGMLKSASLATVAPGISEALVATAIGLAVAVPATIGFNIFMGKISQVDTLLVNFAGVFLNRVQRELNAHRPVQRTGATEM; from the coding sequence ATGGAATTCAGCTTCATCACCATGGTCACGCAGGCCAGCCTTGTGGCCAAGATGGTACTGGCCCTTCTTCTGCTCATGTCCATCACCAGCTGGGCGCTCATGATCCAGAAGGGCCTGGCCCTTTCGGCCGCCTACAAGAAAAGCCGCATCGGCACAGAAAACTTTGAAAAGGCCGTCAATCTGCGCGAGGCCGTGCAGTCGCTGGGGGCCGATCCCACGTCACCGCTCTACTTCATCGCGCATCAGGGGGTGATGGAGTTCAACCGCTCCAAGGAAATGGGCAATGCCAGCGAAATCGTGGTGGACAATGTGCGCCGCGCCCTGCGCCAGGGGGTTGCCAGCGAGGAAGCGCGCCTGGAGCGTTCCTTTTCCCTGCTGGCCACCACGGCCAATACCGCGCCTTTCATCGGCCTGTTCGGCACGGTCTGGGGCATCATGAGTTCCTTCCACTCCATCGGCATGCTCAAGTCCGCCTCGCTGGCCACCGTGGCCCCCGGCATCTCCGAAGCCCTGGTCGCCACGGCCATCGGCCTTGCCGTGGCCGTACCGGCCACCATTGGCTTCAATATCTTCATGGGCAAGATTTCTCAGGTGGATACCCTGCTGGTCAACTTTGCCGGGGTATTTCTCAACCGCGTGCAGCGCGAGCTGAACGCGCATCGCCCGGTGCAGCGCACGGGCGCCACGGAGATGTAG